A segment of the Symmachiella macrocystis genome:
TGAATGCCGGCCCAGGCCGAAAACGAGTTGCCGCTCGTTACTGGCTTGGTAGCCATCGCCGGCGGTGAGTTGTCGTTGCCAAGTTTGCTTCCCAGCGGTCAGCATGACGGTTGTCCCCAAGGCGTCGATGGGGGACCCGGTCGCGCGGAGGCGGAGGGTGAGGGAGTTGCCGGGGCGCGGGGTTGTGTTTTTGAGCAGCACGACTGGTGCGTCGAGATGGGAAACGAGGATATCCTCCAGGCCATCGCCGTCGAAATCGATCTTGGCCAGAGCGCGGCCGAGATGTGAGGCTTCAAAATAGGGGCCGAGGCTTTCTGCTGCGGATTCCTGAAACCGGCCTGTGCCATCGTTGCGGAAGAGTTGTGGACGCATGTGATACGGTTTGGGGTCGCCGGGAGGATTGTCGACATGACCATTGGCGATCACTAAATCCAGGTCGCCATCCAGGTCGGCATCGAGGAACTGCGTGCCGAATCCCAGGAACGGCAAGCTCACGATATGCAGGCCGGCGCGGCGGGTGGCATCCTCAAAAAATCCGGCGCCGCGTCCCAAGTACAGCGTGTTGGATTCCTGATAATAGTTGGTGACAAATAAATCGAGTTGCCCATCGCCATTCACATCTCCACAGGCAATGCCCATGCCGGCTTCGGCAACCCCCTCGAAATTCAAAGCGGTCCCCGAGGCGAGTCCTTGTTCGGTGAAGTGTAATTTCTGGCTGTCGGTGGGGGTGGTGTTGCGAAAAAAGAAATTGGCAACGCCGTCATTGGCGACGAAGATATCGAGTCGTTGGTTCCCCGTAAAATCAGCGACCAATAGCCCGAGACCTTTTCCGTGGGGGACCCCGATACCGGTCTCGTCGGTGGCGTCGCGAAATTGGCCGTCGCCGGTGCCCAGGAACAGACGGTCTTGTTGTCCCTCAAATCGTTGTGGGGGACACAGCCCGCGATAGCCGGAGGGGAACTCGCATTCCACGTCGTAGATGTCCGCAGCGGTGAGGTAGTTGACGGCATAGATATCGGGGTGGCCGTCGCCGTTGAAATCGGCGATCGCACAACTGGTGCTCCAGGCTTCGTCTTGCGTGGCGATTGAATCGTCGACATCGCTGAACGTGCCGTCGCCATTGTTTTTGTACAGATGATTACGGCCGATGTTGGCGACGAAAAGGTCAGTGTGTCCGTCGTTGTTGTAATCGCCAGCGGTGACTCCTTGGCTGAAGCGGTCTTCGACGATTCCAGCGGCGGTGGTGACATCCTCGAACGTGCCGTCGCCGCGATTGCGATACAGGCGGTCGAGATACTCGGTTTGTCCCGCGACCGGCGGCCAGGTGCAGCCTTGCGTGAAATAGATGTCGGGCCAGCCATCGCTGTCGTAATCCAACACGGCAATGCCGCCGCCCGTGAATTCGTACATCTTCTTTGTTTCCTGAGTGGCATTCCCTCCGTTGAAGTATGTGAAGTTGATGCCGGCCGTTTTTGTAACATCGGCAAAAGTGATCGTGGCGGTACTGTTGGCCAGCGACGGGCGGCGACCCTCGCTGGGGTTCGTGGCATCACTCTGGGGTAACGGGTAATCCGACAGGTTGATATCGGAAACCGGTGTCGCTGGACGATGCGTTCGGGGGGGAATTGTATTCAACGCGACTTTGGTCTGTTCCACAAACGGAGTGGCCCATGACAAGTCAGCGCCGGCAGCCACGGCATGGTTCGCCCATTCGTAGCCTTCCCAGTAACGGCCGACCGATGTGCTGAGTTCAGCCGCACGGCGCAACAGGTCCGGATCAGCGGTGCGGTCGGCCGCGTGATAGATCTCAAACAAAACCTGTTCCAATTGTTGCATGACTTCAGAGCGTGCGAAAAACGGTGCAGCCTCCGAGGAGCGGTCTAAAGCGGTCAATGTTTGGCCCAGCAGGTAGTTCGCCTGACGATGATTCGGGTCCAGACGCAGCGATTCGTAGTAGCATCGGGCAGCTGTTTGCATGTTGCCTGTTTGTGCGGCGAGATTTCCCCGCACAACCCAAATATCAGGATGCCGGTCCGCTTCGGAGGGCAACGCTGCTTGCCAGGCTTGCCAAGCGGGCAAGGGCGAGGATTCCTGCCGCAGGATGCCCAACTGCGCATGGGCTTCGACAAGCTTGGGAGAGTTGACAATCAATTCCTGTAGCAAGGGTTCCGCGACATCCCACTCTTGTCGACGGACCGCCTGTTTGGCGATTGCAAGCACGACGAACGGATCGACCGAGGAGCGAGAGTTATCAACTTCCTCGTTGTGTGGCAAGGTGAGCAATGTTCGGCGGTCGCCTAATAACAACAGTTCGTCCAAGTTGGCATTGCCGGTTCGCACCAATTGAAAGAGATACCGTTCGGCGGCCCAGCGTTGTCCGGAGATGTCCAGCACAAAGGCCATCTGCCGTGCCGCGCGTTGATCGGCGGGATCGATCAGAACCAAACGCCGCAGCCGCGCCGCTGCATCGGCAAGTTGTCCGCTCTTCAGAAGGATGTCGGCCGCGGCGGCCAGTCCCAACGGGGCGGCCGGATCCTGTTCTGGGATTAGACCATAATAATTGACCGCATCGCCATAGCGGCGGAGTTTGGCGGCCGCTTCACCGGCGATCATCAGTGCCCGGCCGGACTGCGGGTGAATGTCCAGTACTAGGTTCGCATGGCGTTCGGCGGCGTTGTAATCTTCGTCCAACAACGCCTGCGTGGCCCGCTTGAGCGTCTCTTCGCCGGGCGGTTGCTGGCGTGCAAAAAAGGCATAGCTGCCGGCAGCCAAGCCCGCGACAAGCACCACGATCACGAGGGTTCGTTTCCGCCAATTGGTAGCAGCGCGGGCAGCGGTCGGCGAGGCAGCGTGGAAACGATCGTCGTTCATGGTGTTGCGAAGAGAAGAAGTGACCGGTAGCCATAGGGAATAGCGCACAAAGTGAATCGTACCTAGGGAATTCCAAGGTCACAAG
Coding sequences within it:
- a CDS encoding FG-GAP-like repeat-containing protein, which produces MLAIAKQAVRRQEWDVAEPLLQELIVNSPKLVEAHAQLGILRQESSPLPAWQAWQAALPSEADRHPDIWVVRGNLAAQTGNMQTAARCYYESLRLDPNHRQANYLLGQTLTALDRSSEAAPFFARSEVMQQLEQVLFEIYHAADRTADPDLLRRAAELSTSVGRYWEGYEWANHAVAAGADLSWATPFVEQTKVALNTIPPRTHRPATPVSDINLSDYPLPQSDATNPSEGRRPSLANSTATITFADVTKTAGINFTYFNGGNATQETKKMYEFTGGGIAVLDYDSDGWPDIYFTQGCTWPPVAGQTEYLDRLYRNRGDGTFEDVTTAAGIVEDRFSQGVTAGDYNNDGHTDLFVANIGRNHLYKNNGDGTFSDVDDSIATQDEAWSTSCAIADFNGDGHPDIYAVNYLTAADIYDVECEFPSGYRGLCPPQRFEGQQDRLFLGTGDGQFRDATDETGIGVPHGKGLGLLVADFTGNQRLDIFVANDGVANFFFRNTTPTDSQKLHFTEQGLASGTALNFEGVAEAGMGIACGDVNGDGQLDLFVTNYYQESNTLYLGRGAGFFEDATRRAGLHIVSLPFLGFGTQFLDADLDGDLDLVIANGHVDNPPGDPKPYHMRPQLFRNDGTGRFQESAAESLGPYFEASHLGRALAKIDFDGDGLEDILVSHLDAPVVLLKNTTPRPGNSLTLRLRATGSPIDALGTTVMLTAGKQTWQRQLTAGDGYQASNERQLVFGLGRHSTIDRLQIHWPSGHEQVFTDVAVGHTLEITEGETPHPIVRKRPATETAE